A genome region from Arachis duranensis cultivar V14167 chromosome 8, aradu.V14167.gnm2.J7QH, whole genome shotgun sequence includes the following:
- the LOC107461619 gene encoding AT-hook motif nuclear-localized protein 3 (The sequence of the model RefSeq protein was modified relative to this genomic sequence to represent the inferred CDS: added 37 bases not found in genome assembly): MQTQKIDCFKVEGLGRPVPFQLYVNPGEDVKAKLLKLFKSISHSCCIISASGHISTAEFSNLNSNNSDTYDGHFEILSLTGNCVGQEDGASWWLNVMLAGPNRMAFGSIFIDRLIAADTVILLTMSLKKENEENTDEAEISEEKSTKKNDEAETYEEKSAKEKKKKKKKNKKKKKMATSTTGGLFDFFWTWWSKGK; encoded by the exons ATGCAAACACAAAAAATTG ATTGCTTTAAAGTAGAAGGTTTGGGAAGACCTGTCCCTTTTCAGTTGTATGTGAATCCTGGAGAG GATGTGAAAGCGAAGCT ATCATTTCAGCTTCTGGACATATATCAACAGCAGAATTCAGCAACCTGAACTCAAATAATTCTGATACATATGAT GGACACTTTGAGATTCTCTCCTTGACCGGAAACTGTGTGGGTCAAGAAGATGGTGCATCTTGGTGGCTGAACGTCATGCTAGCTGGGCCTAATAGGATGGCGTTTGGTAGCATCTTCATCGACAGATTGATAGCTGCTGACACCGTAATT CTTCTTACGATGagtttaaagaaagaaaatgaagagaacACCGATGAAGCTGAAATTTCTGAGGAAAAGAGCACCAAGAAAAATGATGAAGCTGAAACTTATGAGGAAAAGAGCgccaaggaaaagaagaagaaaaagaagaagaataagaagaaaaagaagatggcCACCTCTACAACTGGTGgtctctttgattttttttggacCTGGTGGTCAAAGGGAAAATAG
- the LOC107461560 gene encoding zinc transporter ZTP29 → MQEGAADGALFVVINPAPNLKMLGLLQGYAAGLMLSISFFDLAHNALNSLGFLKGKLWVGISLHNFPEGMAVFLGSIKGLRVGLNLALAIALHNIPEFHLNKFFTVFRYTLFSKKYTYLFPSSLDPEILEGLLGSVGGVMAFLTLHEMLPLAFDYVGQRQSVKAVFFGMAFMSASLYFLSIGLPEDMSL, encoded by the exons ATGCAGGAGGGCGCAGCTGACG GTGCCCTTTTTGTAGTGATCAATCCAGCTCCTAATTTGAAGATGCTTGGCTTATTACAG GGTTATGCAGCTGGTTTGATGCTTAGTATTTCCTTCTTTGACCTTGCTCATAATGCTCTCAACTCACTTGGCTTCCTCAAAGGGAAGCTCTGGGTGG GTATAAGTTTGCACAACTTTCCAGAGGGAATGGCAGTGTTCCTTGGTTCAATTAAG GGCCTTCGTGTTGGCCTCAACTTGGCGTTGGCCATTGCTCTGCACAATATCCCAGAG tttcatttgaataaattttttactgTGTTTAGATACACATTATTTTCCAAGAAATaca CCTATCTATTCCCTAGCAGCTTAGATCCTGAGATTTTGGAGGGTTTGCTTGGATCAG TTGGTGGAGTTATGGCCTTTCTGACCCTTCATGAAATGCTGCCATTGGCTTTCGATTATGTGGGACAGAGACAATCTGTTAAAGCTGTCTTCTTTGGGATGGCTTTTATGTCTGCAAG CCTATATTTTCTAAGTATCGGCTTGCCAGAGGACATGAGCTTGTAG
- the LOC107461559 gene encoding mavicyanin-like, with protein ILFIILCTTAAREFKVGDHFGWPVPDPTDTSFYTHWAERNRFQVGDSLVFEYENDSVLSVEEWDYFHCDASNPITAFDNGKSILNLDSPGAFYFISGTAHHCSRGQKLLVEVMSPQHHPVPESPPPSLLAPQGISPLPMSPSPEAFSPVASSPYDSIEEDSASIMLSSSAVMAPFATFLVVLLLAL; from the exons ATTCTTTTCATCATCCTGTGTACCACAGCTGCGAGGGAGTTCAAAGTTGGTGATCACTTTGGTTGGCCTGTTCCTGATCCCACTGACACTTCATTCTACACCCATTGGGCTGAAAGAAACAGGTTCCAAGTTGGAGATTCTCTCG TGTTTGAGTACGAGAATGACTCAGTTCTAAGTGTGGAGGAATGGGACTACTTTCACTGTGACGCAAGTAACCCCATCACAGCCTTTGACAACGGCAAGAGCATTCTCAATCTTGATAGCCCTGGTGCCTTCTACTTCATCAGTGGAACCGCTCATCATTGTAGCAGAGGACAGAAGCTTCTTGTGGAGGTTATGTCCCCACAACATCATCCAGTTCCAGAATCCCCACCACCCTCTTTGCTTGCACCTCAAGGTATCTCGCCGTTGCCGATGTCTCCTTCGCCTGAAGCCTTCTCCCCAGTGGCTTCATCTCCTTATGATAGCATAGAAGAAGATTCAGCCTCTATTATGCTTAGTAGTTCAGCAGTTATGGCTCCCTTTGCTACATTTTTGGTTGTGTTACTCTTAGCACTCTGA
- the LOC107461618 gene encoding uncharacterized protein LOC107461618 isoform X1: MNFDLFFLDLINLNVSLYIKNEFKKEKCKFWYYNQFQDKRYREDLCVVLKLPWTHMLPAVDNHCPWKAKCLSLQVLSKLGPNLSSSVVLEVLDMGLHDEAEKVRTEAVISMPVMLFWSTLDISSPVIQKIEYIKRDNEKVKKLVPITLGLLSCLYGCRGATSGLHTDECLYGEIIVVFSNHVGDYFGVWFLLSILVPRMISKRTIDGAAIQCDTSLMIVTKNGDLKIAFVEV; this comes from the exons ATgaactttgatttattttttcttgatttgaTAAATCTGAATGttagtttatatataaaaaatgaattcaaaaaggaaaaatgtaaattttggtaCTACAATCAATTTCAAGATAAGCGTTACCGTGAAGACCTTTGTGTAGTGCTTAAACTTCCTTGGACTCATATGCTACCTGCTGTTGATAACCATTGCCCATGGAAAGCAAAATGCCTTTCTCTTCAAGTATTATCCAAGCTAGGCCCAAACTTGAGCAGCAGTGTTGTTCTTGAAGTTTTAGATATGGGTCTGCATGATGAAGCTGAAAAAGTAAGAACTGAAGCTGTCATTTCTATGCCAGTGATGCTTTTCTGGTCTACTCTTGATATATCATCTCCTGTCATTCAAAAGATTGA GTACATAAAGAGAGATAATGAGAAGGTAAAGAAATTGGTTCCCATAACACTTGGTCTGTTGTCATGCCTTTATGGATGCAGAGGAGCTACCTCTGGCTTACATACAGATgaatgcctatatggtgaaatCATTGTTGTTTTCTCTAACCATGTTGGAGATTATTTTGGTGTCTGGTTTCTTCTGAGCATTTTGGTGCCAAGGATGATTAGCAAAAGAACCATAGATGGAGCTGCTATTCAATGTGATACAAGCCTGATGATTGTAACTAAGAACGGAGATTTGAAGATTGCTTTTGTTGAAGTCTGA
- the LOC107461618 gene encoding serine/threonine-protein kinase ATR isoform X2, with translation MLPAVDNHCPWKAKCLSLQVLSKLGPNLSSSVVLEVLDMGLHDEAEKVRTEAVISMPVMLFWSTLDISSPVIQKIEYIKRDNEKVKKLVPITLGLLSCLYGCRGATSGLHTDECLYGEIIVVFSNHVGDYFGVWFLLSILVPRMISKRTIDGAAIQCDTSLMIVTKNGDLKIAFVEV, from the exons ATGCTACCTGCTGTTGATAACCATTGCCCATGGAAAGCAAAATGCCTTTCTCTTCAAGTATTATCCAAGCTAGGCCCAAACTTGAGCAGCAGTGTTGTTCTTGAAGTTTTAGATATGGGTCTGCATGATGAAGCTGAAAAAGTAAGAACTGAAGCTGTCATTTCTATGCCAGTGATGCTTTTCTGGTCTACTCTTGATATATCATCTCCTGTCATTCAAAAGATTGA GTACATAAAGAGAGATAATGAGAAGGTAAAGAAATTGGTTCCCATAACACTTGGTCTGTTGTCATGCCTTTATGGATGCAGAGGAGCTACCTCTGGCTTACATACAGATgaatgcctatatggtgaaatCATTGTTGTTTTCTCTAACCATGTTGGAGATTATTTTGGTGTCTGGTTTCTTCTGAGCATTTTGGTGCCAAGGATGATTAGCAAAAGAACCATAGATGGAGCTGCTATTCAATGTGATACAAGCCTGATGATTGTAACTAAGAACGGAGATTTGAAGATTGCTTTTGTTGAAGTCTGA